One part of the Kwoniella dendrophila CBS 6074 chromosome 5, complete sequence genome encodes these proteins:
- a CDS encoding protoheme IX farnesyltransferase: MAVREGLGIARSIVLTIPRIWPTSSRSFTPRQKSTTSTLRLLSTNIGCSRTRLQPSSPSSSLSPYILPLPFSLSQRSTFTQIRFNSNNSKIDNSRSSSVEQSSEENQDKENSKAPSPIPIHPLAPIAPPSATAEITPTSSSEKGGKDAKPDAASILKLLSLAKPQWPLLTIGVTCLSISTAVNLSIPWVIGRIIDFFTPGSEATLLLGLPLEQATGALAVVLLIGAAANSGRSIALRLAGQRTVASIRNQTYGKYLALPPSHIETAGVGDALSRLGQDTSIVGQSLSENLGEGLKAILGAGAGIGAMYLISPTLTFVMLCIIPPIAVGTFFYGRFIRKLSLKTQEAMGGMSKLAEERLSAHRTITASNTQNSEKQLYASKVNGVYKLQKRETYANGIFQGANEVAGDIGMIGLLIYGGVLVKRGEITVGDMTSLFIYVNWIEWSLNTLAGFFTGLMKGVGASQRIIGLHALPPPIPLGEGENLIKSRSGSIELRNVNFAYPSRPDAKVLNGLNLRIDKGERIALVGGSGSGKSSIQLLLLRFYDPTSGSVVFDNQDIKSFVPESWRSRIGIVPQDPILFGGTIEQNIAYGHSHATREDIKRAARVAHCDFIESLPQGYDTIINKNSLSGGQRQRIAIARALVGNPSVLLMDEATSALDSESERAVNAALNDLFANSDITVILIAHRLSSIASADRVVLLEGGAVAEDGSYHDLITRRHGKFRKMVDGQLAKIEIGEPTQLEQSSPSDHESQQEQKAAINASSSSSTPRIQAPNASTASSKERAAIKTSSNNSQRRQNHTSALQRPFFTAQPAPYSPPFKTVYGAANAPVPALPDLPIPNVTAPAAPLPAYRPLTPLNLKRLLTVYSQLSKRNLTVLMTLTATTGLALSPLPLSIPLLFNLTIGTLLTSAAANTFNQILEIPIDAQTPRTRVRPLCMRKITPFHAFMFGLTCTILGGTILWYGCNPTTAALGIGNLILYAGIYTPMKRFSVSNTWIGAVVGAITPLMGWTATGGSLWPNSEQPMIFHLPFSSTPINVKEDILPNPLTPLCLFLLLFSWQFPHFNALSHMIRPFYALSGYPMLSVLSPRLNALVSLRHSILLIPFTSILAPLSGSVDWSFLLTSAIPNYIFTKDSWNFYKVTTEQTAKKLFFTSLWYLPVVLGLMLIHKNLAGWLSSLTGSKPGTQEEERII; this comes from the exons ATGGCAGTCCGAGAAGGCCTCGGAATAGCGAGGTCAATCGTTCTGACCATACCGCGTATATGGCCAACTTCATCACGTTCTTTTACCCCTCGACAGAAATCAACCACTTCGACATTAAGACTATTATCAACAAATATAGGATGTAGTAGAACAAGGCTAcaaccatcttcaccatcatcctCATTGTCACCATACATTTTACCCTTACCTTTCTCACTATCTCAGAGATCGACTTTCACACAAATACGGTTCAATTCCAATAATTCAAAGATAGACAATTCTCGATCAAGTAGCGTCGAACAATCCTCAGAAGAAAATCAGGATAAAGAGAACAGTAaagcaccttcaccaataCCTATACATCCTTTAGCCCCTATAGCACCACCATCAGCAACAGCAGAAATAACGcctacttcttcatctgaaaaaGGAGGGAAAGATGCAAAACCAGATGCAGCATCAATCTTaaaattattatctttagcaAAACCACAATGGCCATTATTAACTATCGGTGTAActtgtttatcaatttcaacagcAGTCAATTTATCAATACCCTGGGTTATAGGTAGAATTATAGATTTTTTCACTCCAGGTTCAGAAGCTACTTTATTATTAGGTTTACCATTGGAACAAGCTACAGGAGCTTTAGCGGTAGTTTTGTTAATTGGTgcagcagctaattcaggtAGAAGTATAGCGCTTAGATTAGCTGGTCAGAGGACTGTCGCGTCTATCAG AAACCAAACATACGGAAAATATCtagctttaccaccatcacaTATTGAAACTGCTGGAGTTGGAGATGCTTTATCTAGATTAGGACAAGATACATCAATTGTTGGACAAAGTTTATCTgaaaatttaggtgaaggattaAAAGCCATATTAGGTGCTGGTGCCGGTATAGGTGCAATGTATTTGATTTCACCTACATTAACATTTGTGATGTTATGTATTATACCACCTATAGCAGTTGGAACTTTCTTTTATGgtagatttattagaaaattGTCTTTAAAAACTCAAGAAGCAATGGGTGGTATGtcaaaattagctgaagaaagattatctGCACATAGAACTATAACTGCATCAAATACACAAAATTCAGAAAAACAACTTTATGCATCAAAAGTTAATGGTGTTtataaattacaaaaaagagaaacttATGCAAATGGTATTTTTCAAGGTGCAAATGAAGTTGcaggtgatattggtatgATAGGTCTTTTAATTTATGGTGGTGTTTTAGTtaaaagaggtgaaattaCTGTTGGTGATATGACTTCTTTATTTATTTACGTCAATTGGATTGAATGGAGTTTAAACACATTAGCTGGATTCTTCACTGGATTAATGAAAGGTGTTGGTGCATCACAACGTATAATTGGATTACatgctttaccaccacctatacctttgggtgaaggtgaaaatttaatcaaatcaagaagtGGATCAATCGAATTAAGAAATGTAAATTTTGCATATCCATCTAGACCTGATGCAAAAGTATTAAATGGATTGAATTTAAGAATTGACaaaggtgaaagaattgctttagttggtggaagtggttcaggtaaatcatcaattcaattattattattaagATTTTATGATCCAACTTCAGGATCAGTGGTATTTGACaatcaagatataaaatCATTTGTACCTGAATCATGGAGATCAAGAATTGGTATAGTACCTCAAGATCCAATTTTATTTGGTGGAACAATTGAACAAAATATCGCTTATGGTCATAGTCACGCTACAAGAGAAGATATCAAACGTGCTGCAAGAGTTGCTCATTGTGATTTTATTGAAAGTCTACCACAAGGTTATGATACAATAATCAATAAGAACAGTTTATCTGGTGGTCAAAGACAACGTATAGCTATTGCTAGAGCACTTGTCGGCAATCCATCAGTATTGTTGATGGACGAAGCTACGTCTGCCCTCGATTCCGAATCTGAAAGAGCAGTCAATGCTGCTCTCAACGATCTTTTCGCCAATTCCGATATAACCGTCATCCTTATCGCTCATAGATTATCGTCAATCGCTTCAGCAGATAGAGTTGTCTTACTTGAAGGTGGTGCTGTAGCGGAAGATGGATCATATCATGATTTGATTACTAGAAGACATGGGAAATTCAGGAAAATGGTAGATGgtcaattagctaaaatcGAAATTGGTGAACCTACTCAATTAGAACAATCATCTCCTTCCGATCACGAATCTCAACAAGAACAGAAAGCAGCTATAAacgcttcatcttcatcctctacACCACGAATCCAAGCACCCAATGCCTCTACTGCctcatcaaaagaaagagcaGCTATAAAAACCTCATCGAATAATTCTCAACGTCGTCAAAATCACACTTCAGCACTTCAACGTCCATTTTTCACTGCTCAACCTGCACCATACTCACCCCCATTCAAAACAGTCTACGGAGCTGCCAACGCCCCTGTCCCTGCCCTACCAGACCTGCCCATCCCAAATGTTACAGCTCCAGCAGCCCCTTTACCAGCCTACCGACCACTCACCCCACTCAACTTGAAACGATTGTTGACAGTGTACTCCCAACTATCCAAGCGTAACTTAACTGTCTTGATGACACTTACCGCAACAACTGGACTTGCTTTATCACCCTTGCCATTATCGATCCCATTGTTATTCAACCTTACTATCGGAACACTTTTGACTTCAGCAGCTGCCAAtacattcaatcaaatccTCGAAATTCCTATAGATGCTCAAACACCTAGAACACGAGTTAGACCATTATGTATGCGAAAAATCACACCTTTCCACGCATTCATGTTTGGTTTAACCTGTACTATATTAGGCGGTACAATCTTATGGTATGGATGTAATCCCACAACAGCAGCTTTAGGTATCGGTAATTTGATACTTTATGCTGGAATTTATACACCAATGAAGAGATTTTCAGTATCTAATACATGGATTGGAGCCGTTGTTGGAGCTATAACTCCTTTAATGGGATGGACAGCTACAGGAGGATCATTATGGCCAAATTCAGAACAACCAATGATATTccatttaccattttcatcaacacctataAATgtcaaagaagatattttaccCAATCCATTAACACCATTATGTCtgtttttattattattctcATGGCAGTTCCCACATTTTAATGCTTTATCACATATGATTAGACCTTTTTACGCTTTATCAGGATATCCAATGTTATCCGTTTTATCACCTAGATTAAATGCTTTAGTTTCTTTAAGACATTCAATATTGTTAATTCCTTTTACATCAATATTAGCACCATTATCTGGATCAGTAGATTGGTCTTTTTTGTTGACTTCAGCAATACCAAATTATATTTTCACAAAAGATTCTTGGAATTTTTATAAAGTTACAACTGAACAAACAGCGAAAAAACTATTTTTTACATCCTTATGGTATCTTCCAGTAGTCCTAGGTCTAATGTTAATTCATAAAAATTTAGCTGGTTGGTTATCAAGTTTAACTGGAAGTAAACCTGGAACacaagaagaggaaaggaTAATATAG